The proteins below come from a single Bacillota bacterium genomic window:
- the coaBC gene encoding bifunctional phosphopantothenoylcysteine decarboxylase/phosphopantothenate--cysteine ligase CoaBC — translation MSNKTVVLGVTGGIAAYKAAQVTSSLVRLGFTVKVIMTEAATRFVAPLTFQTLSRQPVVVDMFAAPEKWDVAHVAYAQAADLIVVAPATANALAKLALGLADDMLTATVLASQAPVLVAPAMNSNMYLNPVVQQNLDLLKRRGFHVIEPETGFLACGAEGPGRLAAPERIVQKAKRLLASELDLNGWRVLITAGPTREPLDPVRYLSNRSTGRMGYALAAVAEQGGAQVTLVSGPTSLPVPFGVKRIDVVTAEDMYQATRKYFPEATALIMAAAVADFRPKQYSADKIKKKTSEKLTLEMEQTVDILSSIADLKQPGQITIGFAAESSDLVARAQEKLRRKRLDFIVANDITRSDAGFAAATNEVIILWPDGKKEHLPLAAKEDIAVAIWKRAKSVQEELLASFEK, via the coding sequence ATGAGCAATAAGACTGTGGTTCTAGGGGTTACCGGGGGAATAGCAGCCTATAAGGCGGCCCAGGTGACAAGTAGCTTGGTGCGCTTGGGGTTTACAGTCAAGGTTATCATGACCGAAGCAGCCACCCGCTTTGTAGCACCGCTCACTTTTCAGACTTTGAGTCGGCAGCCGGTAGTGGTGGATATGTTTGCTGCTCCTGAGAAGTGGGACGTGGCTCATGTGGCCTATGCTCAGGCGGCAGATCTTATTGTTGTTGCTCCGGCTACTGCTAACGCGCTGGCCAAATTAGCTTTAGGCCTGGCTGATGACATGCTCACAGCCACCGTGTTGGCCAGCCAGGCCCCGGTGCTGGTAGCACCGGCCATGAACAGCAATATGTACCTTAACCCTGTTGTTCAGCAGAACCTAGATTTACTCAAGCGGCGGGGCTTTCATGTGATAGAACCGGAGACAGGCTTTTTAGCCTGCGGCGCTGAGGGCCCAGGACGCTTAGCTGCTCCGGAGCGCATTGTCCAAAAGGCGAAGAGACTGCTGGCTTCAGAGCTCGATCTTAACGGCTGGCGGGTACTGATTACAGCCGGCCCGACTCGAGAACCGTTGGATCCGGTGCGCTATCTCTCTAATCGATCTACCGGACGCATGGGTTATGCTTTGGCTGCCGTGGCCGAGCAGGGCGGGGCCCAAGTGACTCTGGTCAGCGGACCTACTTCGTTGCCGGTACCGTTTGGGGTGAAGCGGATTGACGTAGTAACGGCAGAAGATATGTACCAGGCAACGAGGAAGTACTTTCCTGAGGCTACCGCTTTGATCATGGCCGCGGCAGTGGCAGATTTTCGGCCGAAACAATACAGCGCTGACAAAATCAAGAAGAAGACGAGCGAAAAACTAACCTTAGAGATGGAACAAACAGTAGATATCTTGAGCTCCATCGCTGATCTGAAACAACCGGGACAGATAACCATTGGCTTTGCCGCCGAAAGCTCTGATCTAGTCGCCCGTGCGCAGGAAAAGCTAAGGCGTAAACGGCTTGATTTTATTGTAGCCAATGACATTACCCGGAGCGATGCCGGTTTTGCAGCTGCTACTAACGAAGTGATTATTCTCTGGCCGGATGGCAAGAAGGAGCACCTACCGTTGGCTGCCAAGGAAGACATTGCAGTAGCCATTTGGAAACGGGCCAAAAGCGTGCAGGAGGAGCTGTTAGCTTCTTTCGAGAAGTAA
- the rpoZ gene encoding DNA-directed RNA polymerase subunit omega, whose product MEGPDLATLRQRIPNKYLLVAATSKRARQLMGGAAPRLDNAQGKPVGVALQEIASGVIVPGTPESESK is encoded by the coding sequence ATGGAGGGACCTGATCTAGCCACGTTGCGCCAGCGTATTCCCAACAAGTATTTGTTGGTAGCAGCCACATCCAAACGAGCCCGTCAGCTAATGGGTGGGGCGGCTCCACGCCTGGACAATGCTCAGGGCAAACCGGTAGGTGTGGCTTTGCAAGAAATTGCCAGCGGGGTTATAGTCCCTGGAACGCCAGAAAGCGAGAGTAAGTAG